From one Triticum urartu cultivar G1812 chromosome 3, Tu2.1, whole genome shotgun sequence genomic stretch:
- the LOC125548569 gene encoding profilin-2-like has translation MSWQTYVDEHLMCDIEGHHLASAAILGHDGTVWAQSADFPSFKPAEMANIMKDFDEPGTLAPTGLLLADAKYMVIQGEPGAVIRGKKGAGGITLKKTGQALVVGIYDEPMTPGQCNLVVERLGDYLVEQGM, from the exons ATGTCGTGGCAGACTTACGTGGACGAGCACCTGATGTGCGACATCGAGGGCCACCACCTCGCCTCCGCCGCCATCCTCGGCCACGACGGCACCGTCTGGGCCCAGAGCGCCGACTTCCCGTCG TTCAAGCCGGCGGAGATGGCCAACATCATGAAGGACTTCGACGAGCCGGGGACCCTCGCCCCGACCGGGCTGCTACTCGCAGACGCCAAGTACATGGTCATCCAGGGTGAACCTGGCGCCGTCATCCGCGGCAAGAAG GGCGCGGGAGGCATCACCCTGAAGAAGACCGGGCAGGCACTGGTGGTCGGCATCTACGACGAGCCCATGACCCCGGGGCAGTGCAACCTGGTGGTGGAGAGGCTGGGCGACTACCTGGTAGAGCAGGGCATGTAG